AGAGGTGGGAGCCAGGACCGCCAGCGCAGATTCGCGCGACATGCCGCACACGCGCAGCAGGTCAACCAGCAGGGAACGCGACTGCGCCAGGATGGAGTAGGCGGACAGGACGCGGCCTTCGGCAACCTCCGGGACCATGCGCGCGCCGAGTTGGCGCAGCCGGTTGACCAGCTCGGGAATCTCGGCAGCCTCGCTGCCTTCCCGCCCCTTGGCGTAGAGCTCGGACATGGCCAGGGTGATGTCACTGAGCTCGTCGATAATGGCGATCTGTTCGTCGGAGACCCGGTCGCCGTCTTCGCCCATGACCATCGCCCGCCGGGCAAGCACCCGGGTGTTGCGGATGGAATTGTCCACCGGTGCCAAAAGCCGCTCCAGGGTGCGCACCTTGCGCCTGCTGCCCCACATCAGCGGGGAGATCGTTGCAGCCTCGCGCCCGCCGCGGGCGGCGGCAAGCATGGCATTGATGTCTCCTTGAGTACCGCGCACGGCGTGGAGTGCTTCCCGCAGGGTTTTCGCATCGCCGGCACGCAGGGCGTCGGAAACATCTTGCAGCACCGACGAGACGATCCCCAATATTTTGGATACCTCAAGCCTGCCCTGATTGAGCGGGTTGTTGGGCATCACCGCGATGACCAGCAGGCCCACCACCGACCCAATGATCGCGTCGATCATGCGGTCCGGTCCGGCCGCCCCGGTGGGGGATGCGCCGCCTGGGGGCATGATGGTGGCCAGCAGAATGGAGCCGATGGCTACCTGGTTGTTTACCAGGGGCGAGGAGGAGACAAAGGAGGCCACGAGCAGGGAGGCGCACACGGCCACGGTGATCTGCCAGGCCCCAGCTCCGAGCTCCGGGACGATGAGGTCTCCTAGCCCTACGCCCAGGACGCAGCCGAACGACATCTCCAGGGCCCGCTTCATGCGGT
Above is a genomic segment from Corynebacterium uberis containing:
- a CDS encoding FUSC family protein, producing the protein MPMEKMSTLVRLRGLDSSLKARYRRVRKRAFPIAQAAIAAGLSLWVAQELFGHRVPFFAPISAVIILGLSGGDRMKRALEMSFGCVLGVGLGDLIVPELGAGAWQITVAVCASLLVASFVSSSPLVNNQVAIGSILLATIMPPGGASPTGAAGPDRMIDAIIGSVVGLLVIAVMPNNPLNQGRLEVSKILGIVSSVLQDVSDALRAGDAKTLREALHAVRGTQGDINAMLAAARGGREAATISPLMWGSRRKVRTLERLLAPVDNSIRNTRVLARRAMVMGEDGDRVSDEQIAIIDELSDITLAMSELYAKGREGSEAAEIPELVNRLRQLGARMVPEVAEGRVLSAYSILAQSRSLLVDLLRVCGMSRESALAVLAPTSATPAYPPEVWDMGED